One genomic segment of Helianthus annuus cultivar XRQ/B chromosome 14, HanXRQr2.0-SUNRISE, whole genome shotgun sequence includes these proteins:
- the LOC110940209 gene encoding kinesin-like protein KIN-12E — MPHISETPTDFKTRFGFQDHCRPSESSQPSVRNTPDVLKSVLKETPFNQSAVSTFRDRGDCSSLAVNLNDSFEFREDPAFWKDHNVQVIIRVRPLSSSEIAVQGPNRCVKQGSSQTITWIGPQEARFTFDHVADEHVSQEMLFKVAGVPMVENCMGGYNSCMFAYGQTGSGKTHTMLGDIDGGSRRHSVNSGMTPRVFEYLFTRIQKEREARREEKIQYTCKCSFLEIYNEQILDLLDPSSINLQIREDTKKGVYVDNLKEVEVTSARDVIQQLIQGAANRKVASTNMNRASSRSHSVFTCIIESKWVSQGVTHHRFARLNLVDLAGSERQKSSGAEGERLKEATNINKSLSTLGLVIMNLVNVSSGKSLHVPYRDSKLTFLLQDSLGGNSKTTIIANISPSSCNSLETLSTLKFAQRAKFIKNHATINEDASGDVLAMRMQIQQLKNEVSRLQNVINGGTGSNGDDALTVSFAGSPGSFKWEGMHGSFSPVTAVKRMSNKKEYEVALVGAFRRGKDKDITLQAVTAESQAALQLAKQREDEIQGLKMRLRFREAAIKRLEGVASAKISAETHLLKEKEELLKELEVLRSQVDRNQEVTRFAMENLRLKEEIRRLKSFYEEGEQERMNEQIMILENKLLEALDWKLMHETQPSPDKKPSFNFLDSQRDGDFFSLKDPVTPQKTQFEFPLVTTPNVTHVSDQRELQTMVDAIAAASQREAEAHETAIILSKENDELRVKLKMLIDDNNKLIELYDHAVADNQQKISQVEESQKNHVDQTEFAQKETELRRVNENLERQLAEMHEENDKLLGLYEKAMRERDELSRVGESQKNNVDQTEFAQKETELRSLIENLEHQLAELHEENDKLLGLYEKAMQERDQLSQIEESQKNDVDQTEFAQKETELRRLNENLEHQLTELHEENDRLLGLYEKAMQERDELKRRFSSGGQNTPVFEGNEVQMNDLLEDNLVEVNVNDDRSQCSNQTSEFLDPDEQMVDKLTFCDESKQVDFIKNNNLQEKLDRVQEMLSKSSENVGLFTSLEREIIDIDRLSRNIQEVKDDVLVKQKDHTSTNLHLSDLKERENTIERKLTAVKHSMSNFSKSLSYFEQREAQAWAKSHAASSHLESKKNKLTRVLAIKDENERALSKIKQSEAELKNHIATLKLKTEEENKKRENDKVLLAIDNVKWPLAGKATELLKAEEEKTKLQLQMNQDQEKLMIVKAESEKMTKKSHDLDQEQQAIEVEIQKWSTSMEEIETKLQSISQEKQILLDMKESGITEFNDLLIGFQETLFKRKLKDEEMTILSEEMEMGIRRLEELELERSVCMQKVSNMVEETSGGLFEKMVVDLESICSSFMELKGEI; from the exons ATGCCACACATCTCCGAAACTCCGACCGATTTCAAAACCAGATTTGGCTTCCAAGACCACTGCCGGCCGTCGGAATCGTCACAACCGTCGGTCAGAAACACGCCGGATGTCCTAAAATCCGTACTAAAGGAAACTCCGTTTAATCAATCCGCCGTTTCTACTTTCAGAGACCGAGGAGACTGTTCTTCCCTCGCTGTTAATCTCAACGATAGTTTTGAGTTCCGAGAAGATCCTGCTTTTTGGAAAGATCACAATGTTCAG GTTATTATACGAGTACGGCCTCTCAGCAGTTCTGAGATAGCCGTACAAGGACCGAACAGATGTGTCAAGCAGGGAAGTAGTCAGACAATTACATGGATTGGGCCGCAAGAAGCTCGCTTTACCTTTGACCATGTCGCTGATGAACATGTTAGCCAG GAAATGCTATTTAAAGTTGCTGGTGTACCCATGGTGGAAAACTGCATGGGAGGTTACAACAGTTGCATGTTTGCTTATGGTCAA ACTGGTAGTGGAAAGACCCATACAATGCTTGGGGACATCGATGGGGGATCCAGAAGACACAGTGTGAATTCAGGGATGACACCCAGAGTTTTTGAGTACCTCTTTACACGGATTCAAAAG GAAAGGGAGGCTCGAAGGGAAGAAAAGATACAATATACTTGTAAATGCTCTTTCTTGGAGATATACAATGAGCAAATACTTGACCTGTTAGATCCATCATCCATCAACTTGCAG ATAAGAGAAGACACTAAGAAAGGGGTGTATGTTGATAATCTCAAGGAAGTTGAGGTTACTAGTGCCAGAGATGTTATTCAACAACTTATTCAG GGTGCAGCAAACAGAAAGGTTGCCTCCACAAACATGAATCGTGCAAGCAGTCGTTCTCATAGTGTATTTACATGCATAATAGAAAGCAAA TGGGTCTCTCAAGGTGTGACACATCATCGATTTGCTCGTCTCAATCTTGTGGATTTGGCAGGCTCTGAGAG GCAAAAAAGTTCTGGTGCTGAAGGAGAACGTCTAAAAGAAGCCACCAATATAAATAAATCACTTTCAACTTTAgg CCTTGTTATCATGAATCTTGTCAATGTATCAAGTGGGAAATCTCTTCATGTTCCATATAGGGATTCCAAGCTCACATTTTTACTTCAG GATTCTCTGGGTGGAAATTCAAAAACTACAATAATTGCAAATATCAGCCCATCTAGTTG CAATTCATTGGAGACACTGAGCACACTCAAGTTCGCTCAACGTGCAAAGTTCATTAAAAATCAT GCTACCATAAACGAAGATGCATCTGGAGATGTTCTTGCTATGAGGATGCAGATTCAACAGCTTAAG AACGAAGTATCTCGTTTGCAAAATGTGATTAATGGAGGAACTGGGAGCAATGGAGATGATGCTTTGACTGTGTCTTTTGCCGGATCTCCAGGGTCTTTCAAGTGGGAGGGGATGCACGGATCATTTAGTCCAGTGACTGCTGTTAAACGAATGTCAAAT AAAAAAGAGTATGAAGTAGCTCTTGTTGGTGCTTTTAGAAGGGGAAAAGATAAGGACATCACCTTGCAGGCAGTTACCGCCGAAAGTCAGGCTGCTCTACAATTG GCAAAACAAAGGGAAGATGAGATTCAGGGTTTAAAAATGAGATTAAGGTTCCGAGAGGCTGCAATAAAAAGGCTGGAGGGTGTTGCATCTGCGAAGATATCTGCTGAGACACActtgttaaaagaaaaagaagaactTTTAAAGGAGCTTGAAGTCCTACGCTCGCAAGTCGATAGAAACCAAGAAGTCACAAGATTTGCAATGGAAAATCTGAGACTAAAAGAAGAGATCAGAAG ATTAAAATCATTTTATGAGGAAGGGGAGCAGGAAAGGATGAATGAACAGATCATGATACTCGAGAATAAG TTGCTTGAGGCACTTGACTGGAAACTTATGCATGAAACACAGCCTTCACCTGATAAG AAACCAAGTTTTAACTTTTTGGACAGCCAAAGAGACGGTGACTTTTTCAGTCTTAAG GACCCTGTAACTCCTCAGAAAACACAGTTTGAGTTCCCCTTGGTAACTACGCCCAATGTTACTCATGTAAGTGATCAAAGAGAGCTACAAACGATGGTGGATGCTATTGCAGCTGCAAGTCAAAGAGAAGCCGAGGCTCATGAAACAGCAATCATATTATCTAAAGAAAATGACGAATTAAGAGTGAAGCTCAAGATGTTAATCGATGACAACAATAAACTCATTGAGCTTTATGATCACGCAGTTGCAGACAATCAGCAGAAAATTAGCCAAGTTGAAGAAAGTCAAAAGAACCATGTTGACCAAACTGAGTTTGCTCAAAAGGAAACTGAATTGAGAAGAGTAAACGAGAATTTAGAGCGTCAGTTAGCGGAAATGCATGAAGAGAATGATAAGTTACTTGGATTGTACGAAAAGGCGATGCGAGAAAGAGATGAGTTAAGCCGAGTTGGAGAAAGTCAAAAGAACAATGTTGACCAAACCGAGTTTGCTCAAAAGGAAACTGAATTGAGAAGCCTGATTGAGAATCTAGAGCATCAGTTGGCGGAACTGCATGAAGAGAATGATAAATTACTTGGATTGTATGAAAAGGCAATGCAAGAAAGAGATCAGTTAAGCCAGATTGAAGAAAGTCAAAAGAACGACGTTGACCAAACTGAGTTTGCTCAAAAGGAAACCGAACTGAGAAGACTAAATGAGAATTTAGAGCATCAGTTAACAGAACTGCATGAAGAGAATGATAGATTACTTGGACTGTATGAAAAGGCAATGCAAGAAAGAGATGAATTAAAAAGACGTTTCTCATCAGGTGGACAGAATACGCCTGTTTTTGAAGGAAATGAAGTTCAGATGAATGATTTACTTGAAGATAATCTAGTGGAAGTCAATGTGAACGATGACCGCAGTCAATGCTCGAACCAAACAAGTGAATTTCTTGATCCAGATGAACAGATGGTTGATAAGTTGACTTTTTGTGATGAAAGCAAACaagttgattttataaaaaacaataatcTTCAGGAAAAGTTGGATAGAGTACAGGAAATGCTTTCAAAATCTTCTGAGAATGTCGGTTTATTTACTTCACTTGAAAGAGAGATTATCGACATAGACAGGCTTTCAAGAAACATACAAGAAGTCAAAGATGATGTTTTGGTCAAACAGAAAGATCACACATCAACAAATCTCCACCTTTCTGATCTCAAAGAACGCGAAAACACTATTGAAAGAAAGCTAACGGCAGTAAAACATTCAATGTCAAACTTCTCAAAATCTCTCAGTTACTTCGAACAACGAGAAGCTCAAGCCTGGGCCAAATCACACGCTGCATCATCCCATCTAGAGTCAAAGAAAAATAAGTTGACCCGAGTTTTGGCTATCAAGGATGAAAATGAACGCGCATTGTCAAAGATTAAACAATCAGAAGCCGAGTTAAAGAACCATATAGCCACATTAAAGCTAAAGACTGAGGAAGAGAACAAGAAACGTGAAAATGACAAAGTTCTTCTTGCTATTGATAACGTCAAGTGGCCGTTAGCAGGCAAAGCAACCGAATTACTTaaagctgaagaagaaaagacaaagctgCAGCTTCAAATGAATCAAGATCAAGAAAAACTCATGATTGTCAAAGCAGAATCTGAAAAAATGACGAAAAAGTCACACGATTTGGATCAAGAACAGCAGGCGATCGAAGTGGAAATCCAGAAATGGTCAACGTCAATGGAGGAGATTGAAACCAAGCTCCAAAGCATCAGTCAAGAGAAGCAGATACTGTTGGATATGAAAGAAAGTGGAATAACCGAATTCAACGATCTGCTCATTGGGTTTCAAGAAACTTTGTTCAAACGAAAATTAAAAGATGAAGAGATGACGATTTTAAGTGAGGAAATGGAGATGGGTATAAGAAGATTGGAAGAATTAGAGTTGGAAAGAAGTGTTTGTATGCAGAAAGTGAGTAATATGGTTGAAGAAACAAGCGGAGGGTTGTTTGAAAAGATGGTTGTAGATCTTGAAAGCATATGTTCATCGTTTATGGAGTTGAAAGGTGAAATTTGA